The DNA sequence GATGACCAAGAGATCTTGGTGCAATTATGGAAGTTCTTGTTCTAGTTTTATCACAGTTCTACCACCTTTTTATAAAGTGGAAATTAAAATGTACTCCGTCCCTTCCACAATAGATGACTTGCTTtccttttttaaatatgaactcACATTTGCCTAAACCCACCTTTCCTGGCCTATCTGGAGGAGTTTTGAATTACGtgttcattttattaaaatatgtgCCTTTTGCAATTTCTAATCTATTGTAGGATTGGAGCATAAGGTTATGTTTTATTCCATTATTTTTCGATGTTTCTGGTACAGTAACATTTAGTCGGATAGATCCTGGAGGCAAACTTGTCATGGGGTTTCGAAAGGCATCAAACACTGAAGATACACAGGTCTAGCTTCATAGAGATATTTAACTTCATCACTTGCATCCTCTTACTTTCAGatcacatattaattattatggGGCTTGGAAACTGatattatttatacataatTGTTAAATTGATAGGATGCCCAGACATCTGCCCTTCTCAGTGACACACTTTCTAGGGAAACATCCTTGTCTGGTGTTATTGAGAAACTGCCTTCAGGAAGTGTTTTTTCTGGGCTTTTCCAAACCATGAAAGGAAGCAAGGAGCCACATCAAAATGCTTCctgtgaaaatttgaatttagcAGATGAGGATATCGCATTGcataatagtgataactataggGGCAGGATGAATGAAGATTCACCACGGCAGCCAATGCAAATTCCAGAGAAAAAGAGGACACGAAATATTGGATCTAAAAGTAAGAGGCTACTAATGTATAGTGAAGAGGCTCTGGAGCTGAGATTTACATGGGAAGAAGCACAAGACATGCTTCGTCCACCCCCAAGTTTGAAGCCTAGCATTGTTACTATTGAGGGCCATGATTTCGAAGAATATGACGTAAGTGTATCATGGGCAGTCCTGTAGTTTGTATATTATTATGAAGTAAGATAAGTAATAAATAGTTCATAGGTTTTAAGTAGGTCACAACATATTTTCTTGGTAATTGATGTGATCATTGAATCATTGTAATGTATTTCAGGAACCACCAGTTTTTGGAAAGAGGACTGTATACACTACCCTGCCATCCAGGTAAGGATGTATGTTAAATATGGTATTAggtaataatattatatgggtaatgaaaaggaaataataaaGCTTTTGAAGGGATGATAGAATTTTTTCAgtcttttcttatatttttcctCTTACTAGGCCGTAGAGCTTTAGTCAGTTTGTTAGAAATATTATTCGAACCTCTTTTTGTTCCCCCTGCATCTCCCATTGTATGTCAACCGTTCCATGTTGGAACGTCCCAAAATATTGCCTACTTTGGGAAGTCAATGGAAATTATATATTGATTCTTCAAATAAAGCCAATTTGCTttatttaaagaatcaatacaACCTGCCACCAAGGGTGGTGGCTCAATGGTCCTTGGATTACTCCTATGTGGTTTTTTGGCATGTACTGTGTCCTGAGTTCAAATCTGAATATGGATTCACCTTAGGCTATTAGCATCAGTCGCTTAAGCATTTATTGAATTCCCTAGTGGGCTGGGGTCTAGGCTACAGCctaaacttgacttgagggAGCACCTTTGGCATCCCGCCGCCTAGGTCCCTCCTGTCCAGTTCTTATCAGGTAGGGTGCCACTATGGTCATGCCCTGGTAAGAAGGCCGCCTGTGTTTACCCCTCCTACCCTTTATGCTTATTAACAAAAAGAGTCAATACCGCCTTCTATTTGCTTTATTCAGGTTTAAATCAAGAAGAAAAGTTTCATGGCCCCTTAAAGGGTTGGATGGCGAAGGTCTTCTACGCATTAGAAATTTTCTATGCCGGTGACCATGCCCTTTTCCAGGGACATATTTACAACAGGGAGTGAGGAACCAATCCCTCCCTTCTCTGACCCCCATCTCGTCCCTTCGATGTTTGCATTATTTCTGCATTTGGACAAAATAATTTCCAATATGGCCTCCCAAGCTTTTGAAAAAATATCCACTTACCTTAGTCTTTTAGCATGGCCTTCTCTGTTtatcaactctctctctctctctctctctctctctctctctctctctctctcacacacacacacacacacttttttttatcagtaaataataATTGTATTGATTATAGAATGTAGGCATAGTCCTGTACGCAGGGTGTATACAAGAACGACACCTACAGTTGTTAGACTAGAGGACACTTGTATGCATACTTATATAGTGtttgattttttcaatttcttattCTCCATTTCTACTTGATATGGGGCCCAAGAGCACTTGAAGAATGATATGGATCCTATAGTGGACAAGATACTCGACACAAATGAGCCAACCCCTAATTCATTCTGATCACTGTGTGCATGTTGAAGGACGTGTTCATTTGGTCTAGTATTGAATACTTTTATCTTGCACTGAAATATACTTGATACTTTCATCCAGGGGACGGGAACAGTGGGCTCAGTGTGATGATTGCTTCAAATGGCGAAGGTTACCTGTGGATGTTCTTCTACCTCCAAAGTGGATGTGTTCAGAAAATGTTTGGGATTCAAACAGGTTTAACATTATCCCGCAATTCTGCTTTCCCCTTTTGAATACCTTGGATGGAAGTTGGTTCACGTATGATTATACCCTTAAGGTTTGCAATGTGCTCACAGGTGCTCCTGCTCTGTTCCAGAGGAGATCAGTCTAAAGCAATTGGAGAATTTTCTGAAAGCAAGCAAAGGTATGACCTTGGTCTCTATGTATCTTCTTCATAATATAATTTCTGCTGTCCATTATGTTTTGGCAAGACGtttgagaaaaataatatgGTGAATTCATGTATAGTGCCTGGATGTTTTCATCAAATGTATTGAGTGTATATGGATGCATGAAAAGGACCGCAGCTTTGTTGATATGTGATTTAGTTATAGCTTGCACCTGATTCTGTTTGTGCACATATTGCCATGATGGACAATTTTCTTGTATCCCAACGCTCTGGAAATATAAATTTGTTGCAAGTGATGAAATCAGTCCTATGATGAATCCACGAATTGGTCATGTTGCCACTTGAAATACTATCTTTTAAAGCTTACACTCTTTACTCTCAATAGGTTCCAATAtacttcatgatttttttcGGCCCTCTGTAAAATCTTCTTCAGATTTCAAGAAGCGGAGAAGTGCAGAGAGCCATAAGTCAGTCCAGGAATGTGAGCCTTCTGGCTTGGATGCTTTGGCCAGTGCTGCATTTCTGGGAGAGAACGTGGGTGATACAGGTGAACCGTCAGTTGGAGCCACCACCAAGCATCCCCGACACCGCCCTGGCTGCACTTGTATTGTTTGCATCCAGCCCCCAAGTGGGAAGGGCAAGCACAAGTCCACATGCACTTGTAATGTTTGCATGACTGTAAAGCGCAGGTTTAAAACCCTAATGCTGCGCAAGAAGAAAAGTCAATCAGAGGGAGCAGAGACTGCCCAGAAGGAAGATGACTACAATAGAGATGAATCAGAAATGAATGGTCCATCAAGAAATGGACATTTGCCTATGATTTATCTGGGGAATGAAGCAAGCCACAGCGGAAATCAAGCTGAGGAGGCTGAGACCAGTAATGGGAAATTAGACCTCAATTGCCATCCCAACCGTGATGACATGCAACTGGATCTGGAAGTACCGGGAATGAGTCTGCTGAGCCTTGTTCAAGCAGCTAGCCTTCCATTAGAGGATTTTATGAAGCAACGAAGGGTCCCAAGCTTGACATGTGAGCAACAGGGTTGTCCAGGTATATACACACAAGTTACCGAAGAAAACGAGAGACCTCTGTTGAATGAAGGGGGCCTTGCATCTGAGG is a window from the Carya illinoinensis cultivar Pawnee chromosome 14, C.illinoinensisPawnee_v1, whole genome shotgun sequence genome containing:
- the LOC122294402 gene encoding B3 domain-containing transcription repressor VAL1-like, whose protein sequence is MGPKICMNASCAATSTHEWKTGWPLRSGGFADLCHNCGSAYEDLVFCDMFHSKETGWRECSLCNKRVHCGCIISKPLYKCLDFGGVGCISCANGPGLYPIWRGEFPNGFGSLTVNNAGDSLSPPVEKRLVTGDEGKLMQLCRIVEEANEPNLLPKSHRGEANGSQVGTGFSSVIQPSVGLVTFAKPDNGRQILEGKDVQGSLAQPPLNMSLGTPNFELPFSSGVVDGREQSKTSSPSQQGQRSRPILPKPMKTGLTASSETNKSVAQMRIARPPTEGRGKNQLLPRYWPRITDQELEQLSGDLNSTIVPLFEKVLSASDAGRIGRLVLPKACAEAYFPPISQSEGLPLRIQNVKGNEWTFQFRFWPNNNSRMYVLEGVTPYIQSMQLQAGDTVTFSRIDPGGKLVMGFRKASNTEDTQDAQTSALLSDTLSRETSLSGVIEKLPSGSVFSGLFQTMKGSKEPHQNASCENLNLADEDIALHNSDNYRGRMNEDSPRQPMQIPEKKRTRNIGSKSKRLLMYSEEALELRFTWEEAQDMLRPPPSLKPSIVTIEGHDFEEYDEPPVFGKRTVYTTLPSRGREQWAQCDDCFKWRRLPVDVLLPPKWMCSENVWDSNRCSCSVPEEISLKQLENFLKASKDFKKRRSAESHKSVQECEPSGLDALASAAFLGENVGDTGEPSVGATTKHPRHRPGCTCIVCIQPPSGKGKHKSTCTCNVCMTVKRRFKTLMLRKKKSQSEGAETAQKEDDYNRDESEMNGPSRNGHLPMIYLGNEASHSGNQAEEAETSNGKLDLNCHPNRDDMQLDLEVPGMSLLSLVQAASLPLEDFMKQRRVPSLTCEQQGCPGIYTQVTEENERPLLNEGGLASEVWDCESSRDHGGYHESKLD